One Thamnophis elegans isolate rThaEle1 chromosome 2, rThaEle1.pri, whole genome shotgun sequence genomic window, CTCCTCTGGTCCGCAGAAAAACCTTCTGcacggaaccagtccctggtgcccaaaaggttgggagccTCTGGCCTATTATGATcccaaatgaaatttaaaaacaggaaaataaacagaaatggCAAGGAGTGACTTTCGTACAAGAAGACGTAGTGCAGAAAAGTTTTCAATCATACATGTTCACTCTAACAACTATAGGATGTCTGGACTCCAACCACCCCTAAttctaattctgggagttggactcCAGGCATTTTAAAGTTTGAGAAATACTGACCTACAGAATCTTAGCTGAAGTGACTAAGAAACATACTGGAATCATAAATGTTAAATTAGTGAGTTTCTTCAATTTCACTCTTCTCAAGGAAGTCAAGAGGACCTAGACAAAAATGATAGATTTATGATGGTTTAGTTTCTGAGAAATATATAGCTATCCTGCCTTGCTTTGTGCACTTCCGCTTCACATTTGCCTCTTGGGATTTCCTGATGAGATACTGTGCTAAGACAAAAACTCTTATTCcacaaaaagaataattatggtgCCTTACTCTGCAAATTTTTGGTAAATAATTGCTGGACAAAGGGCATGACAACTTTTGTCCCATTCTGATCACGACTAATAATTTTCTCCTCTTCAAATTCTTGTCGTCTCAAACAATTCCTGATGGGTTTTCCACACTCCAAGTATTCAGTAGTTTCccccctgtgtgagtcctctgatgtcgAATAAGAAGCGTGCTAGAGAaaaagttctttccacactccaaacatttgaAGGGTTTTTCCCTGGTGTGACGCCGCTGGTGCTTACTAAGAAGTGATCTCTCACTAAAGCCCTTGCCACACTCTGGGCATTTAAAAGGTTTCTCCCCCGTGTGAGTTCGTTCGTGTCTAATCAGGAGGTTGCTCCaggtgaagctctttccacactccaagcatttGTAAGGTTTGTCTCCGGTGTGGGTTCTCACATGAGAAATAAGGATGGAGTTGtgactgaagctcttgccacactcctGGCACTGGAAAGGTTTCTCCCCGGTGTGAATCCTTTTGTGAGAGGTGAGGTGTATGTGCTGACGGAAGCTCCTTCCACAATCCGGGCATTTAAACGGCTTCTCACCCGTGTGAATTCTTCGGTGGGAGGTCAGGTGGATGTGCTGACGAaacctctttccacactccacacatttaaagggtttctgtCCCGTGTGCATGCCTTGGTGTGCGGCAAGGATCCCACTCTGACTAAAGCATTTCCCACACTCCTGGCACTTAAAGGGCTTCTCGCCTGTGTGAATCCGTCGATGTGCCATAAGGCTTCTGCTCTGACTGAAGCATTTCCCACACTCTGGACACTTGTAcggtttctcccccgtgtggcTTATCTGGTGCCTAATAAGGTTCGTGCTGTCGACGAAGCTCTTGTCGCATTCCAagcatttatagggtttctccCCGGTGTGGATTCTTTTATGTCGAATGAGTTCAGAGCTGCGACTGAAGCTTTTCTCGCACTcgggacatttaaagggtttctcccctgtgtgggttcTTTCGTGTCGAACCAGTTCAGAGCTGTGACTGAAGTTCTTTGCGCACAAGAggcatttaaatggcttctctcctgtgtgggtccTTTCGTGCCGAATCAGGTGTGAACTCTGGCTGAAGGTCTTCCCGCACTCTTGGCACCGgaagggtttctctcccgtgt contains:
- the LOC116503371 gene encoding gastrula zinc finger protein XlCGF57.1-like; this translates as MKENGNLTGERNETFANLDIGSHEISVHPDLPKDGKNHEASSYVESWDETSDRNMHWKTHPGEKPFQCLECGKSFGRNSELIRHKRLHAGEKPYECPECGKSFSQSRNLTSHQRSHTGEKPYKCLECGKCFSNSGILTSHQRSHTGEKPYQCSECGKCFSQSGILMAHQAMHTGQKPFPCLECGKRFRQLIHLTSHERIHTGEKPFRCTECGKSFRQHIHLTSHQRTHTGEKPFRCQECGKTFSQSSHLIRHERTHTGEKPFKCLLCAKNFSHSSELVRHERTHTGEKPFKCPECEKSFSRSSELIRHKRIHTGEKPYKCLECDKSFVDSTNLIRHQISHTGEKPYKCPECGKCFSQSRSLMAHRRIHTGEKPFKCQECGKCFSQSGILAAHQGMHTGQKPFKCVECGKRFRQHIHLTSHRRIHTGEKPFKCPDCGRSFRQHIHLTSHKRIHTGEKPFQCQECGKSFSHNSILISHVRTHTGDKPYKCLECGKSFTWSNLLIRHERTHTGEKPFKCPECGKGFSERSLLSKHQRRHTREKPFKCLECGKNFFSSTLLIRHQRTHTGGKLLNTWSVENPSGIV